In a single window of the Elaeis guineensis isolate ETL-2024a chromosome 4, EG11, whole genome shotgun sequence genome:
- the LOC140857011 gene encoding SKP1-like protein 11: MMSLAAQKEKKIVLRSSDGEEFEVEVATTRQSKMISNMINDGCAEDSIPLFNVDARTLAKVIEYCRRHAGATHTLDENDNPNEEIKSWDATYIDVHQTILYDILQAAYYLEIKDLLDLACEQVANMIRGKRVEEIRNTFNIKNDFTAEEDKEIRKQHPWLFE; encoded by the exons ATGATGTCGTTGGCGGCTCAGAAAGAGAAGAAGATTGTTCTTAGAAGCTCGGATGGTGAGGAGTTCGAAGTGGAGGTGGCAACGACGAGGCAGTCGAAGATGATCAGCAATATGATCAACGATGGCTGTGCGGAGGACTCGATTCCTCTCTTCAACGTCGACGCCAGGACCCTCGCCAAGGTGATCGAGTACTGCAGGAGGCATGCCGGTGCCACCCATACACTCGACGAAAATGATAATCCCAATGAGGAGATCAAGAGCTGGGATGCTACGTACATTGATGTACATCAGACCATCCTCTATGACATTCTTCAG GCTGCCTATTATCTTGAAATCAAGGATCTCTTAGACCTTGCATGCGAACAAGTGGCTAACATGATCAGGGGGAAGCGTGTTGAAGAGATTCGTAACACTTTCAACATTAAGAATGACTTCACTGCAGAGGAAGACAAAGAGATTCGGAAGCAACACCCATGGCTCTTTGAGTGA